The Streptomyces sp. P9-A4 genome contains a region encoding:
- a CDS encoding DUF6585 family protein, which yields MSSERGAARVPHALRAAAQERGLGARKGLVQNEPKRFPWGALLPVGVLGVFLGWLALSYAIEDQREQGAWYYSLPLLILAAIPLGFVGFFLFAWLFRPRPPQVWVAWYEHGALWHIDRGETQAYTWDEIASVTRQDIKVTNGVTSAATHRLTIKPEQGAEIVVGDDFSGMVPFAEGLGDAFSRARVPRDAARLEAGERIDFGVVDIDISGVGQGSRRIGWREVERVDVKQGRIEIRRRGDRKPWMTFAAPGFPNLPVFLTFADALRRRHES from the coding sequence GTGTCGTCGGAGCGTGGTGCCGCACGGGTCCCGCACGCGTTACGTGCCGCAGCGCAGGAGCGCGGACTGGGGGCCCGCAAGGGGCTGGTGCAGAACGAGCCGAAGCGCTTCCCGTGGGGCGCTCTGCTGCCAGTCGGCGTGCTCGGCGTGTTCCTGGGGTGGCTGGCCCTGTCGTACGCGATTGAGGACCAGCGGGAGCAGGGCGCCTGGTACTACTCGCTTCCGCTGCTCATTCTCGCGGCGATCCCGCTGGGGTTCGTAGGGTTCTTCCTCTTCGCCTGGCTCTTCCGTCCCCGGCCGCCCCAGGTCTGGGTGGCCTGGTACGAGCACGGCGCCCTGTGGCACATCGACCGCGGGGAGACACAGGCATACACCTGGGACGAGATCGCCTCTGTCACCCGGCAGGACATCAAGGTGACCAACGGGGTCACCAGCGCCGCCACGCACCGGCTGACCATCAAGCCTGAGCAAGGTGCCGAGATCGTGGTGGGGGACGACTTCAGCGGGATGGTCCCGTTCGCCGAGGGCCTCGGCGACGCGTTCAGCCGCGCACGGGTGCCCCGGGACGCCGCCCGGCTGGAAGCAGGTGAACGGATCGACTTCGGCGTGGTCGACATCGACATCTCCGGCGTCGGGCAGGGCAGCCGCCGCATCGGCTGGCGGGAGGTGGAACGGGTCGATGTGAAGCAGGGCCGCATAGAGATCCGCCGTCGCGGCGACCGCAAGCCGTGGATGACGTTTGCGGCTCCCGGCTTCCCCAACCTGCCCGTCTTCCTGACCTTCGCCGACGCGCTGCGGCGCCGGCACGAGTCCTGA